The Biomphalaria glabrata chromosome 7, xgBioGlab47.1, whole genome shotgun sequence region tatcactgcctggtatggcaatctgagcattaaaaataaaaataaacttaatagaatcctaaatgctgctggcaaaatcattgccccatttgggcagttgtttgatacaaacatctataaaaaagctaacaagatcctcgaaataaagaatcaccctttgtgtcaggattttgtgattttaccatcacaaaagagatacaagacaccgatagcaaagacaaacagacacaaacactcttttgttcccctggcaatcaaatcattaaataagaacaatctggtataaactttgtcacatgtaaattatgagtgagtctggtgtgaatgtacactttggtttcttatagttataatgtttttttgtttggtgtaatgcacaaattgtaagacaaatttccttacggataataaagattattattattattattattattattaaaaacaaacgaTAGCTCAGGTCATGACATAGCTCAAAAACTGAATGTGTTTAAGTTAATTGTATGCGGAATAATGAGAAATAGAAAGATCATTATGTCGTAACATCTTGACAAGTCGGTGTACCCACATTCAGAAACTTATCTGTTACCAACACACATTAAATACAATGTTTTCTATGATGGACTGCTTTAAATACAGTGCAAATCTGaccaagtaaaaatataataactgCACAAATACTGATGTTGCCAACTCTTAACGTATGACATATGTTAATGTAATCTAGTGGTGTTTAGTAgaacagcattaaaaaaaacgcttaaaaaacaacaaaatttattatattatgtGTAATGGTATTAATAAGTTTGAATCAggcatgtcattaaatttgtaacagatctaaaCTAACCACAATGAATCTGTTGTTAGTCTGATTTTTAAACAATTGATTTTGTAAAGCTTTAAGCTATAAGATTAAAGATGAAAAAAGGTTGAgtaaaaaagtaatataaaaatattgaacagaaaaacagcaaaaaataattcctttaaAAACGTCAATgactttatattattttttttatttatttattattactttattgttatttaatgtCATCTCCATCTTCGAATCTACGACGATAATTTAAGAATTTGTCTCGATCCAGCTTCGGTAGCACTGTGACACATCTGTGTACACGACAGGACTATCAACTGTaacattaaaaagtaaaaaaaaaaggataattacACACctccagaaaaaaatgaaaaaaacacacaggactattgttgtgggctaatctaatctaacTTGGATTCTATCTCAATTATTACTTATCATTAGCCACAAATTACATTACTAATAAGAGATATACTTAATAACTAATTTCCCTTCTATTCAATGACACTCTATTTCTCAATGGGAAATCCGTCTAGCCTTCCTAAAGCCTCTCTATTTCTAACTACTATTCAACTACTATTCAAAGCAGACTACTTCTATactaacgccatgttggtctcttgttcgcctaagtctactacgtcattagccTGTCTtgctacgtcactacttttaccgtcgctaaaaacaacacacaataTTATTTGTcgaacaaaactaacctactctctaaactataACATAACACCATCCCACATTTACAGAAGCTAGAAAACTatcttgttgatgtctaagggctgagccgaaggctcttcgagccctaagtttgaaaaaaaacctgcttggacgccaaacagtaaaaaaaaaaaaaacctgtgtgaacacacagttctgtttgggagagaccctagacaatgcctatataaagcattgctgttgaccgatgcaTTTGGCCCCCAACGCGTGGGCTAGACAgggccgaaggccgagaataCACTGGgatcttctgccattttccttcaatgtaccaagctaactgtgcgggacccgccatttatgtaacggtccctttgaggaacagcgcatggattagtgacaggtttgtggggacttttttacaacaccgcccgtgcaatgagtggactctcgtctacccgtgggcatccccacgggagtcttgtgttgctacccttttagcctagccacttcctctaatggccgtttccacgcgggcgccacgatgaggcagggcaacgtgcccgcGAGAAAACTATCTTGCACATCAACTATAAACTTATAACATAAACTTACTAGGACAACCATTTCTACCAAACGAAGTGACTCCAACCAGCTGATCCAGCCTTGGGCCACAAAACAAAGGGCCGCCACTATCGCCATTACAGGGAATGCTGGGTTCACCTTGGGTGTGAAAAGAAAATGGCGATTATCGTAGTTATGCTACAtacaatgtaggcctatgttccAATTCCTACGATAATAACAATAAGATATACGATTTTTATAATCATTTTACCCAGGATTACCTTTGCTCCTTGAAAATGAATTTTGAAGTAAAAAGtgcaaagaaagtttgtgtttttatataaaattaatgCTGCCCCTCTACCCACAGAGGGTTAATTCAAAGAGATAACTCATCTGGATTTTTTTATGCTATGCAggtaaaaatgaaaattgtcAGACTTTGAGCACAAAATAgaaaatttatacatttgcaAGTGGAGGGGCGTGGCTTGGCGGTAAGGATTCAAATcgtggtgaagacagggatttcgggattttcagggcgcccCTAAGTCCAATTTTtatctgactttagtttgggaatgtaaaggcggtgggtcgtagtgctggccacatgacgccctgctcgttgaccgttggccaaagaaacagatgatctgaACATCAtcactgccctatagatcgcaaggtctgaaagggggactttactCTTACTTTACAATACCTCTACAAGCAACCAAGAACCATAATCCAACTACCTTCCATAGAACATAGGCCTGTGCAAGTCGAAGGCGTTACCGAGGTGATAGTATTATTCGGCTTCTTAAGTATATCTCATAAGTTTTATATTTGGCAAGAGCTTTGTATTGTCTCCACAATCATATGGTATACAAGGATTCGGAGGTGCCTATAATTGTTTTGCTACACGCACCGAGGACACAGTACAATGtatgtttgtaaattgtttttcatGTCGAATGACGAAACTTGGCTCTAACTATAtcatttttctttaacaaaatatgACAGTACCTCCTTTTCAATATattgagcgattgtttttctgtttaaaattattgaatgttagaattaaaaacatatttttggcCCATCgccatttcccccccccccccctccattttccCTAAGACAAattcctggttaagcgaattgatagatctagtaaaccgaacgcgatagtcctatcaaaaccgatgttggatctagacctagattaagtctgtagccaaatttacatttatttatttttactttgaaacattataacgGTTAAACTAGACTTTTCCCAGTGTGTTTAACAAGCTAGTGATTCTTTTTTCAGCGATATGCACCAGCTGttaaatttcttggaaaatTGTTACATGCCAACtcaagaattaataaaaaaaaaaatttaacagttCTTCCgctacccctttccaactggtccagacatgtGATAGTATGCTATCGTTTTGAGAAAACTAAATGTATGTCATtgatctaaacaaaaacaatactttaactctttctctctttaattatttaccacattgtggtggaatcaacgctggtatcgtcagttaggagagaaagagttaattatttTCTAATCGCAGATTTATTATTCTTAGTCTAGGTCTAATAGAATTAGTCTACACGACTAATCGAAACTAACTAATTATtgggcctccttcagtcgtagaacgactatggctcatctcaaacactttttcatgtggcggTGGAGTCCTATTTTGAAGAGACAAaatatatcgcaggttaaggtgactTTTTCGCTTGGGTGGTAGAGTAACCTAACATTTTTCGCATAGCAcgctttttttcccccagaacagaggcccatgttttttcgtTGTCCTAAGCATAGGGCTATGGTCATTAtctacttgaagaagcagagaagaccgggaaaagctgggaaaccataaaaaaaagctagcaAGCGACCGTGGAGAGtagcgtgtttttgtcgaggccctatgttccatgaggaactcaaaggagagatgatgatgatgatgatgatgatgatggtcaATATCAATGTTCATGGTTTTAAGGTCCGGTTTTATTATATCCACGTAATggagatcatcatcatcatcatcatcaccaaactccattagagtgagggcttgagaggctcaaatcctctcttgcaaaagccctggacagaaaccctgctgtcttgcgtagtgcataaatgtcgtcatacaggtcgagaattttgggtttcccagacctgtcgagacggagatcagcaagtctggggctgTCAAACAggatatgaggcacggtttcctaaTGGAGATGGGGGAGAttagtttttcttgagccagacacGAGTTGCCCCTAgagaatgactttcgggatgcgactGTCATTCGTCCGgctttttgatttaaaaaaaataatttcttccaATAACTTTCTCTCTCACAATTACCTTGTTTATCTAAGACACACACTAACTGTCTGTCGTTTATTCGATCGCTGTATAATTTCCAATTAGATATGCACTCTTCTTTTGAGAGTAAGGTTATCGATGTTTTCTGGAGCCTATTTTTACCTGAAATATCTGTATAGTTGCTTTTACCCCATCCACTTACGATGCAGAGTTTATCAAAAAAGTCTGAGCTATCAACCGCTAATTGTGCCAcctaagagaaaaacaaatgttaatatAATTTTACCACCCATGGCTAAAAGAAGAAAATGCTAAcagaaccatttttttttttggttacaatATTCTAATATAACATCCGTTATGTCCAGTAATTATACTTCAACAAAGATATAGCTAATGACTGGTTATGTCCAAAAcgtctaaaaaaacaaacaaactgttttTAGGATATGttacaaatattctacaaagggaaataatctttaagcaatctataaatagaattaaGTTAAAGGCGTAATTTTACAAGAACCATAATCATGAGATTTTAACAAGGTCTGCACGAAGgtagttatttaatttttttttttaaaggggggcGGATCAaaagacacacgatctattgtGTTTACATTGTACTAATAAAAAGGTtaagataatagtgagcaaacagatgctatcttattagatttgTCCAAGGCTTTTTTGATAAAGTTCACCACcttagtttgctttaaaaaaattaaaacattttggcATTAtaggtccattgcatcagtgggtTTTGTGATAGGgggagaacaaactgtaataataaatggctctaaatcaacaccaacagtaaactcaggtgtaccttaaggaacagtcttaggaccactacaagttttaatttacaTAC contains the following coding sequences:
- the LOC106063034 gene encoding chymotrypsin B-like isoform X4, encoding MNLLIATSLFLLLTDIDVTSSRARHSIGGFIKRIIYGTNAELYDIPSQVGIFYRRENNWTLECGGVLIKPDKVAQLAVDSSDFFDKLCIVSGWGKSNYTDISGKNRLQKTSITLLSKEECISNWKLYSDRINDRQLVCVLDKQGEPSIPCNGDSGGPLFCGPRLDQLVGVTSFGRNGCPIDSPVVYTDVSQCYRSWIETNS